In Hydractinia symbiolongicarpus strain clone_291-10 chromosome 15, HSymV2.1, whole genome shotgun sequence, one DNA window encodes the following:
- the LOC130628713 gene encoding uncharacterized protein LOC130628713: MSKALKPSRLDIDPTSPKAAKEWKHWKRTFDISITECGPEAQDKFRSVINFISSDVFEYVEECTTYDQVVETLTKLYVKTPNTIFARHKLSSRKQKPGESLDEYVEELKKVSKHCNFEAVTAKTYRSELIRDSFIDGLTSSYIRQRLLESTKLTLDEAHQKARTLDVAQKNAEVYSQNIQPTVAAATVETEFDSESVTSSSLVALRKGSQPRQTIRKKSCYFCSGAMHANRSLCPARDGTCHNCSKTGHFSSLCQLTKNKANDFNLSAIYSPTLCAISAAYPSNFRHASVQVTINDKKVSMALISMQSSVIGSCMLTLSLNYHVYENVRGDILQ, from the exons ATGAGCAAAGCATTGAAACCTTCACGTCTGGATATTGATCCAACTTCCCCAAAAGCTGCAAAAGAATGGAAACACTGGAAAAGAACATTCGATATCTCCATTACTGAATGTGGGCCAGAAGCACAAGATAAATTCAGATCTGTTATAAACTTTATATCTTCAGATGTTTTTGAATATGTTGAGGAGTGTACAACTTACGATCAAGTGGTAGAAACTTTAACAAAACTTTATGTAAAAACTCCTAACACTATTTTTGCTCGTCATAAGCTGAGTTCAAGAAAACAAAAGCCTGGTGAATCACTTGATGAGTATGTTGAAGAGTTAAAGAAAGTGAGTAAACATTGTAACTTTGAAGCAGTCACAGCCAAAACGTATCGATCTGAATTGATAAGAGATTCTTTTATTGATGGCTTAACTTCCAGTTACATTCGACAACGTCTTCTGGAAAGTACAAAACTGACACTAGACGAAGCACACCAGAAAGCTCGGACTCTAGATGTTGCCCAGAAAAATGCTGAAGTTTATTCCCAGAATATTCAACCAACTGTCGCTGcagcaaccgttgaaactgaatTTGACTCAGAGTCCGTAACGTCATCATCTCTTGTTGCATTGAGAAAAGGATCCCAGCCTAGACAAACAATTCGTAAAAAGTCATGCTACTTCTGCAGTGGTGCCATGCATGCAAACCGATCATTATGTCCAGCTCGAGACGGCACTTGTCATAATTGCTCCAAAACCGGACATTTCTCAAGCCTTTGTCAGTTAACTAAAAACAAAGCCAATGATTTTAACTTGTCAGCTATCTACTCTCCAACACTTTGTGCTATATCAGCTGCTTACCCATCCAATTTTCGTCATGCTTCAGTACAAGTCACTATTAATG ATAAAAAGGTATCCATGGCACTAATCTCAATGCAGTCTTCAGTGATTGGAAGCTGTATGTTAACCCTATCATTAAATTACCATGTCTACGAGAATGTCAGAGGAGATATACTTCAGTGA